The Chitinophagales bacterium genome has a window encoding:
- the aspS gene encoding aspartate--tRNA ligase, which yields MYRSHTCGELRIQNVKQEVVLAGWVQTVRKFGAITFIDIRDRYGVTQLLFNEKFNNALDKAPLGREFVIQATGVVLERSNKNPKIPTGDVEIEVSDYKILNKSAVPPFTIEEETDGGDELLMKYRYLDLRRQPLRRNLDLRYRINRSVRNYLDGQGFMEIETPFLIKSTPEGARDFIVPSRMNENQFYALPQSPQTFKQLLMVSGFDKYFQVVKCFRDEDLRADRQPEFTQVDCEMSFVEQEDILQTFEGLVKYLFKEVKGITFDDDFPRMTWEEAMWSYGNDKPDIRFGMTINNCKANNNVYAEVLSEVDFKVFSDAETILAITVPGASEYTRKQLDELTEWVKRPQIGMTGLIYLKCNADGTFKSSIDKFLDGNKPEQLAGFCGADTGDLVLILVGTDDKARKAMSELRLEMGNRLGLRNPDNYKPLWVVDFPLLEHDSEEDRWVARHHPFTSPKPEHIEWLAMPEKYGDIKANAYDIVLNGTEIGGGSIRIYQKDIQQQMFAALGMDAHEANEKFGFLLGAFEYGAPPHGGIALGFDRLCALMGGQESIRDFIAFPKNNAGRDVMLDAPSYVDDKQLDELNIRIVNTKKDVTE from the coding sequence CAATAATGCTTTAGATAAGGCACCACTGGGCCGCGAATTTGTGATACAGGCTACAGGTGTTGTGCTGGAACGCAGTAACAAAAATCCCAAGATACCTACCGGTGATGTTGAGATAGAAGTGTCAGACTATAAAATACTCAATAAGTCCGCTGTTCCTCCTTTTACTATAGAAGAAGAAACAGATGGTGGTGACGAATTGTTGATGAAATATCGTTACCTGGATCTGAGACGCCAGCCGCTGCGCAGGAACCTGGACCTTCGGTATCGTATCAACCGCTCTGTAAGGAACTACCTGGATGGACAGGGCTTTATGGAGATTGAAACGCCGTTCCTTATAAAATCAACACCTGAGGGGGCTAGGGACTTTATCGTGCCATCGCGCATGAACGAAAACCAATTCTATGCTTTGCCACAAAGCCCGCAGACATTTAAGCAATTATTGATGGTCAGCGGTTTTGATAAGTATTTCCAGGTGGTAAAATGTTTCCGCGATGAGGACTTGCGGGCAGACAGGCAACCTGAATTTACGCAGGTCGATTGTGAAATGAGTTTTGTTGAACAAGAAGACATTTTGCAAACTTTCGAGGGGCTGGTCAAATACTTATTCAAAGAAGTAAAAGGTATCACTTTTGATGACGATTTTCCCCGTATGACCTGGGAGGAGGCAATGTGGAGTTATGGGAATGACAAGCCTGATATCCGTTTTGGTATGACCATTAACAACTGCAAGGCCAACAATAATGTGTATGCAGAAGTACTGAGTGAAGTGGATTTTAAAGTGTTTTCCGACGCGGAAACCATATTAGCTATAACAGTGCCCGGCGCTTCGGAGTATACCCGTAAACAACTGGATGAGCTTACTGAATGGGTAAAACGCCCGCAGATAGGCATGACAGGGCTGATATACCTGAAATGTAATGCGGACGGTACATTCAAAAGTAGTATTGATAAATTCCTGGATGGTAACAAGCCTGAACAACTGGCCGGGTTCTGTGGCGCTGATACCGGTGACCTGGTATTGATACTGGTTGGCACAGACGATAAAGCAAGGAAAGCCATGAGTGAATTAAGGCTGGAAATGGGTAACAGGCTGGGGCTCAGGAACCCCGATAACTACAAGCCATTGTGGGTGGTAGACTTTCCCTTATTGGAGCATGATTCGGAAGAGGACAGGTGGGTGGCGCGGCATCACCCGTTCACATCACCCAAGCCTGAACATATAGAATGGCTGGCAATGCCTGAAAAATATGGCGATATAAAGGCAAATGCTTACGATATTGTTCTGAATGGTACCGAGATTGGCGGCGGATCTATCCGTATCTATCAAAAGGATATTCAGCAACAGATGTTTGCCGCTCTGGGCATGGATGCCCATGAGGCAAATGAGAAATTTGGCTTCCTGCTGGGGGCATTTGAGTATGGGGCTCCCCCACATGGTGGTATTGCCCTGGGGTTCGACAGGCTTTGCGCGCTTATGGGCGGGCAGGAGTCAATAAGGGATTTCATAGCCTTCCCCAAAAACAATGCAGGCCGCGACGTAATGCTGGATGCGCCTTCATATGTTGATGATAAACAATTGGATGAGTTGAATATCAGAATAGTTAATACTAAAAAAGATGTTACTGAATAG